The Xylophilus rhododendri region CGTAGACCTGCTCGATGCCGGTGGCGGTCTCGCGCAGGGCTGTGTCGAGCGCGATGCGGCGGTCGAAGACGAAGCACTCGCCCAGCCAGTCGCGGCCGGCATCGGGCATGCGATCGAAGAAGTTCAGGATGCCGCCTTCGAGCTGGAACACCTGCAGCCCCAGGCTGCGCAGCCAGGGCGCGGTCTTGTCGCAGCGGATGCCTCCGGTGCAGTACATGGCCACCGGCCTGCCCGCCTCGCGCCAGGCGGGCGCCCGGGCCTCGACATAGGCGGTGAAGTCGCGGAAGTTGTGCACCTGCGGATCGACCGCGCCGCGGAAATGGCCCAGGCGATATTCGAAGTGGTTGCGGTTGTCCAGCACCACCGCGTCGCCGCGCGCCAGCAGCTCGCGCCAGGCGGCGGGGGCGAGGTGGCTGGCGTCGTGCTCATCGACCGCGCCGTGCTCGTCCGGCAGGCCCAGCGCCACGATCTCGGGCTTGACACTCACCTTCAGCCGGCCGAAGGGCGCCACCGCGCAGGCGCTGTGCTTGAAGGCCATGCCGCGCAGTGCGCCGCCGAGCACTTCGGCCTGCTGCAATGCGGCCTCGAAGGCGGCGACGGTTTCTTTCGACCCGGCCAGCGCGCCGCTCACGCCCTCGCCCGCCACCACGATGGCGCCCAACAAGCCCTGCGCCAGTTCGCGCAGCGTGGCAGCGGCGGCGGCCGGATCGGCCAGCGGCGTGAAGCGGTAGAAGGCGGTGTGTTGCGGCGAGTCCATCGCG contains the following coding sequences:
- the trhO gene encoding oxygen-dependent tRNA uridine(34) hydroxylase TrhO encodes the protein MDSPQHTAFYRFTPLADPAAAAATLRELAQGLLGAIVVAGEGVSGALAGSKETVAAFEAALQQAEVLGGALRGMAFKHSACAVAPFGRLKVSVKPEIVALGLPDEHGAVDEHDASHLAPAAWRELLARGDAVVLDNRNHFEYRLGHFRGAVDPQVHNFRDFTAYVEARAPAWREAGRPVAMYCTGGIRCDKTAPWLRSLGLQVFQLEGGILNFFDRMPDAGRDWLGECFVFDRRIALDTALRETATGIEQVYDPALPDEAWRLKRARQLDVSSGDDPG